The window CCTAGCAGGATAGGGTTGTGATGGAACGGGCCCAAGTATCTGCAGGCCGCATGACTACTCTATGAACGGAATATGACAATTAGATGAAAGGCCAGCATAGCGCTGGCCTGGCAGAAACAGCGCGGTTGCACCCATCTCTCGTTTACGAAAGAGGGGCGAGAGAAAGGGTAGGTTAGCGGTGCCTGCGCGCAAGCCGGGTTCCCCGCAAGGGGCCGGCGCGCCACGTAACCCAGCGGCGGCAGATCGCGCCGGTGATGGATTCGCGGCGCTTAGAGCCTGTTTACGATCTCGCGAGCTAGAGCCATTTTTAAGGCTCTGTCCCAGTTACCTGTTGGAGATGTCGTAGCCCGGATGCAATCCGCGGTGCCGCATCCCCTGCCCCTGTGGGCTGTCAGCACATGCCGAACCTGTAGGAGCGAATTCATTCGCGAAAGGGTTGGCACCGCCTTTATCCCGGGTTCGCGGATAAATCCGCGCCTACCAAAAGCACCGACCCGTGCAACCCGTAACTGGGACATTGCCATTTTTAACGCCGTATGGCCGACGCGCAGCAGATCGTAAACAAGCCCTTAGCGCCGCTGGCTGAGCAGATACAGGCCGACCAGCAGGCCCAGGCCGCACAACGCCGCCACGTAATAGGCCGGGCCCAACGGGTCGGCCTTGAGCAGCAGGGTCACGACCATCGGCGTCAGGCCGCCGAAGATGGCATAGGCCAGGTTGTAGGAGAACGACAGCCCGGAGAAGCGCACCACCGCCGGGAAGGCGTTGACCATCACATAGGGCACCGCGCCGATCACGCCGACGCACAGGCCGGTCAGCGCATACAGCGGGAACAGCCAGTCCGGGTGCGCCGCGAGGCTGCTGTAGAAGGTCCAGGACACCGCCGCCAGCAGCAGGCTGCCGACCAGTAACACGCGCCCGGCGCCGAAACGGTCGGCCAGTGCGCCGGCGGCGACGCAGCCGAAGCTGAGGAAGACGATGGCCAGGCTGTTGGCCTTGAGCGCGGTGGCGGCGGCGAAACCGTACTGCGTCTGCAGCAGGGTCGGGGTCATCAGGATCACCACCACGATGCCGGCGGTCAGCACCCAGGTCAGCAGCATCGACAGCAGCACCGCCGCGCGATGCTCGCGCACCACCGTCTTCAGCGGCAGCTCCTCGGCCAGCGCCTTGCGCAGCTGCAGCTCGGCGAACACCGGCGTCTCGTGCAGCCACTGGCGCAGGTAGACGGCCAGCAGGCCGAACACCCCGCCGAGCAGGAACGGCAGACGCCAGGCCCAGGCGAGCACTTCTTCGGCGGAATAGATGCTGTTGATCAGCGTCGCCATCAGCGAGCCGAGCAGGATGCCGGCGGTCAGCCCCGCG is drawn from Pseudomonas cavernae and contains these coding sequences:
- a CDS encoding MFS transporter, producing MSSASLSAVPSARPLTRNDYKTLSLSALGGALEFYDFIIFVFFAAVVGKLFFPADMPEWLRQLQTFGIFAAGYLARPLGGIVMAHFGDLLGRKRMFTLSIFLMAVPTLLMGLLPTYAQIGIWAPIMLLSLRVIQGAAIGGEVPGAWVFVSEHVPTRHVGYACGTLTAGLTAGILLGSLMATLINSIYSAEEVLAWAWRLPFLLGGVFGLLAVYLRQWLHETPVFAELQLRKALAEELPLKTVVREHRAAVLLSMLLTWVLTAGIVVVILMTPTLLQTQYGFAAATALKANSLAIVFLSFGCVAAGALADRFGAGRVLLVGSLLLAAVSWTFYSSLAAHPDWLFPLYALTGLCVGVIGAVPYVMVNAFPAVVRFSGLSFSYNLAYAIFGGLTPMVVTLLLKADPLGPAYYVAALCGLGLLVGLYLLSQRR